In the Ilumatobacteraceae bacterium genome, one interval contains:
- a CDS encoding TIGR03619 family F420-dependent LLM class oxidoreductase, translating to MKIGISELFTGEDGRDATFLRDTSVLLEDLGFHAIWFPEHVVFFPEYTSEYPYGTLGSNEVGALRGVYEPFVALAAIATATTTVRLGTYVCVIAQREPISLARDVAAVDGLSGGRFDFGIGVGWAESEYQALGVPFARRGARTDDILAALKVLWSDHELSSYDGEFVSFDPLFAYPKPVQRPHPPIVVGGNSAATIRRIVEHGNGWAGYNLEVDEVARFIERLDTALTAAGRSLDEIQLRVGRRAKGKTEADWEDDARYIEACAPLGLHEVVVSPRFEVDGYEANARRYAEIIGLEGRTSS from the coding sequence ATGAAGATCGGGATCAGCGAACTCTTCACCGGGGAGGACGGGCGGGACGCGACGTTCCTCCGCGACACGTCGGTGTTGTTGGAAGACCTCGGGTTCCACGCGATCTGGTTCCCCGAGCACGTCGTCTTCTTCCCCGAGTACACGTCGGAGTACCCCTACGGCACGCTCGGCAGCAACGAGGTCGGCGCGCTGCGTGGCGTGTACGAGCCCTTCGTCGCGCTCGCAGCGATCGCGACGGCGACGACGACCGTCCGCCTCGGTACCTATGTCTGCGTGATCGCCCAGCGCGAGCCGATCTCGTTGGCGCGCGACGTCGCCGCCGTCGACGGCCTGTCGGGCGGCCGATTCGACTTCGGCATCGGCGTCGGCTGGGCCGAATCCGAATACCAGGCACTCGGTGTGCCCTTCGCCCGCCGCGGCGCCAGGACCGACGACATCCTCGCGGCGCTGAAGGTGCTGTGGAGCGACCATGAACTGTCGTCGTACGACGGCGAGTTCGTGTCGTTCGACCCGTTGTTCGCCTACCCGAAACCCGTGCAGCGCCCCCACCCGCCGATCGTCGTCGGTGGCAACTCCGCTGCCACGATCCGCCGCATCGTCGAGCACGGCAACGGCTGGGCGGGATACAACCTGGAAGTCGACGAGGTCGCCCGCTTCATCGAGCGCCTCGACACGGCGTTGACCGCTGCAGGACGGTCGCTCGACGAGATCCAGCTCCGCGTGGGTCGCCGCGCCAAGGGGAAGACCGAAGCCGACTGGGAGGACGACGCCCGCTACATCGAGGCCTGTGCCCCCCTGGGCCTCCACGAAGTCGTCGTCTCGCCACGGTTCGAGGTCGACGGGTACGAAGCCAACGCCCGCCGGTATGCAGAGATCATCGGCCTCGAAGGAAGGACGTCATCGTGA
- a CDS encoding amidohydrolase family protein: protein MTRIIDAHLHVLDRDWVPAGMRRAWARQAVGRRVAGGEASDYEDRVMVRQSDPTGELTLAAWDRIGIDAGVIPVVDWTVVAGREDGDITIEQLHDHHDDLFDSSGGRFVFCAGLDPRHANAREIAERSLTRPGCVGFKLYPSAGWRLDDPAHRWVFEFAREHDRPLVIHTAPLGGDPNVTPNSRPAAMAPVMAEFPDIAWVFGHAGFEAWWLEAVDIAFGWQRAYLDLSLWQRSADFDYAEFRQRVRLACGRVGAHRLMFGSDIIRGPGEDADGADLQRWVDQFRALAEPYEGRPAVLSAEQLELAMCNTAVDLYGIDAVRTAAQGGQPS from the coding sequence GTGACCCGCATCATCGACGCCCACCTCCACGTGCTCGATCGCGACTGGGTGCCCGCCGGCATGCGTCGCGCCTGGGCGCGCCAGGCCGTCGGCCGCCGGGTCGCCGGCGGCGAGGCGAGCGACTACGAAGACCGCGTCATGGTCCGCCAGAGCGACCCGACCGGCGAACTCACCCTCGCAGCGTGGGACCGCATCGGCATCGACGCCGGCGTGATCCCCGTGGTCGACTGGACGGTCGTCGCCGGTCGCGAAGACGGCGACATCACGATCGAGCAGCTGCACGATCACCACGACGACCTGTTCGATTCGAGCGGCGGACGCTTCGTGTTCTGCGCCGGCCTCGACCCGCGCCACGCCAACGCCCGCGAGATCGCCGAGCGCTCCCTGACCCGTCCCGGCTGCGTCGGCTTCAAGCTGTACCCGTCGGCCGGGTGGCGTCTCGACGACCCGGCCCATCGTTGGGTCTTCGAGTTCGCCCGCGAGCACGACCGACCGCTCGTCATCCACACTGCGCCGCTCGGCGGCGACCCCAACGTCACCCCCAACTCGCGTCCGGCTGCGATGGCACCGGTCATGGCCGAGTTCCCGGATATCGCCTGGGTGTTCGGGCACGCTGGGTTCGAGGCCTGGTGGCTCGAGGCCGTCGACATCGCATTCGGGTGGCAGCGCGCCTACCTCGACCTGTCGCTCTGGCAGCGGTCGGCCGACTTCGACTACGCAGAGTTCCGTCAGCGTGTTCGGCTTGCCTGCGGGCGAGTGGGAGCGCACCGTCTCATGTTCGGGTCCGACATCATCCGCGGTCCGGGCGAAGACGCCGACGGCGCTGACCTGCAGCGTTGGGTCGACCAGTTCCGGGCGCTCGCCGAACCGTACGAGGGCCGACCCGCCGTGTTGTCGGCCGAGCAACTCGAACTCGCCATGTGCAACACCGCGGTCGACCTGTACGGCATCGACGCGGTCCGCACCGCAGCTCAGGGAGGGCAGCCATCATGA
- a CDS encoding thiolase family protein yields the protein MTDIYIRGTSMTRFGRHLDRSMKDLGAEAVGSVLDNAQMAVGDIESMFFSNSLAGLITGQECIRGEVVAYPLGFGSIPIHNVENACASGGNALHLACMAVRAGMHDTVLALGVEKANHEDKARTFSAYKAGTDVEQMFDTGDGAGTDRTPLVDRQAVLAQALFDGAGMTRRGLASIAAKAYAYARLNPSAHRQLDVDVDDVLAARLVVDPITSLMSSPISDGAAAVIVSRHPGPGVNIRIAGSTLASRPPKGTDGPSSAALATSQAYEMAGVSPSEVDIAEVHDASAAYEAMAWTACGLCEPGDEERWAIEGHTALGGKLPVNPSGGLIARGHALGASGLAQIHELTLQLRGEAGERQADDPRVALAQVGGGVIDWETAVSTAHVLVSDS from the coding sequence ATGACCGACATCTACATCCGCGGCACCTCGATGACGAGGTTCGGTCGACATCTCGACCGCTCGATGAAGGACCTCGGCGCCGAGGCGGTCGGCTCCGTGCTCGACAACGCACAGATGGCGGTCGGCGACATCGAGTCGATGTTCTTCTCCAACTCGTTGGCGGGGCTGATCACCGGGCAGGAGTGCATCCGAGGCGAAGTGGTCGCCTACCCGCTCGGGTTCGGCTCGATTCCGATCCACAACGTCGAGAACGCCTGCGCCTCGGGTGGCAACGCCCTCCATCTCGCGTGTATGGCCGTCCGTGCCGGCATGCACGACACGGTGCTCGCGCTCGGGGTCGAGAAGGCCAACCACGAGGACAAGGCCCGGACGTTCTCGGCGTACAAGGCCGGCACCGACGTCGAGCAGATGTTCGACACCGGTGACGGCGCCGGCACCGACCGCACCCCGCTCGTCGACCGGCAGGCGGTGCTCGCCCAAGCCCTGTTCGACGGCGCCGGCATGACCCGTCGTGGGCTCGCGTCGATCGCCGCCAAGGCGTACGCCTACGCACGACTCAACCCGTCGGCACACCGGCAACTCGACGTCGACGTCGACGACGTGCTCGCAGCGCGACTCGTCGTCGATCCGATCACGTCGTTGATGAGTTCACCGATCAGCGATGGCGCCGCCGCGGTCATCGTCAGCCGCCACCCCGGCCCCGGTGTCAACATCCGGATCGCCGGATCGACGCTCGCCAGCCGGCCGCCGAAGGGCACCGACGGGCCCTCGTCGGCGGCGCTGGCCACGAGCCAGGCCTACGAGATGGCCGGCGTTTCGCCGAGCGAGGTCGACATCGCCGAGGTCCACGACGCGAGCGCCGCCTACGAGGCGATGGCCTGGACCGCCTGCGGCCTGTGCGAACCCGGCGACGAAGAACGATGGGCGATCGAGGGACACACCGCGCTCGGGGGCAAGCTCCCGGTCAACCCGTCGGGCGGCCTGATCGCACGAGGCCACGCGCTCGGCGCGAGCGGCCTCGCCCAGATCCACGAACTCACCCTCCAGCTGCGTGGCGAGGCCGGCGAGCGCCAGGCCGACGACCCGCGCGTCGCGCTGGCCCAGGTCGGCGGCGGCGTGATCGACTGGGAGACCGCCGTCTCGACCGCGCACGTGCTGGTGAGTGACTCGTGA
- a CDS encoding SDR family oxidoreductase, whose translation MANDPRFAGRVAIILGGGSDGPAKAGDSVPMGNGRAMAVRLAAEGASVIVVDRDLESAQRTVDLCDGSAVAVRCDLADRDDCAALGASAADHFGPVDTLISNAAISGHQGLRTQTLDDWDLSTAVNVTGHWVVAQALLPSMIEHRSGCFVWVGSTAAVLSSGRSLSYEASKAAQLAVMRHVATRYGGHGVRSNAVVLGIIDSPMVRREFVADDAAAAARDAVVPMRRQGTPEEAAAAALFLASDDASYVNGHSLVVDGGVAAAWPSPQITRPTTEGHPPS comes from the coding sequence ATGGCGAACGACCCGCGCTTCGCGGGCCGCGTGGCCATCATCCTCGGTGGCGGCAGCGACGGTCCGGCCAAGGCCGGCGACAGCGTTCCGATGGGCAACGGTCGGGCCATGGCCGTGCGTCTCGCTGCCGAGGGCGCGAGCGTCATCGTCGTCGACCGTGACCTCGAGTCGGCCCAACGCACCGTCGATCTGTGCGACGGCTCTGCGGTCGCGGTCCGCTGTGACCTCGCCGACCGGGACGACTGCGCGGCGCTCGGCGCCTCGGCCGCCGACCACTTCGGTCCCGTCGACACGCTGATCTCGAACGCAGCGATCTCCGGGCACCAGGGACTGCGCACCCAGACGCTCGACGACTGGGACCTCAGCACCGCTGTCAACGTGACCGGTCACTGGGTCGTCGCCCAGGCGCTGCTGCCGTCGATGATCGAACACCGGTCCGGCTGCTTCGTGTGGGTCGGTTCGACGGCCGCGGTGCTCAGCTCCGGTCGTTCGCTCTCGTACGAGGCCAGCAAGGCGGCACAGCTCGCCGTGATGCGACACGTCGCCACGCGCTACGGCGGCCACGGCGTCCGTTCGAACGCCGTCGTCCTCGGCATCATCGACTCACCGATGGTCCGCCGCGAGTTCGTGGCCGACGACGCCGCGGCGGCCGCTCGCGACGCGGTCGTGCCGATGCGTCGACAGGGCACCCCCGAAGAAGCCGCCGCCGCCGCGCTGTTCCTGGCGAGCGACGACGCGAGCTACGTCAACGGTCACAGCCTCGTCGTCGACGGCGGCGTCGCCGCAGCCTGGCCATCACCACAGATCACACGACCGACCACAGAGGGGCACCCGCCGTCATGA
- a CDS encoding acyl-CoA dehydrogenase family protein, producing MDFTPNEDHELIADAIAARCAEFDDSYWLACEEEHRFPWDFYAAMAEDGWLGMALPEEYGGGGRGITEASILMRQIAKSGAAMNGCSALHLTVFGLQPVVKFGNDRLKETFLPRAASGDLHVSFGVTEPNAGTDTSKIATRATRAPGGGWTISGQKIWTTKALEAEVILILVRTGDDPDDRFGGLTLFLADMDPDHVTVRPTKKVGRNAVTTGETFYDDLPVEDWRMVGEEGRGFYHILSGLNPERILIAAEAIGIGEAALRRAVGYATEREVFDRPIGANQAISHPLADAYARLQAAWQMVMLAAWKYDNGMKCGEEANTAKYLAAEAGYLAADRAMQTHGGLGYASEYHVERYWREARLMRIAPVSQEMTLNYLAQNVLGLPRSY from the coding sequence ATGGACTTCACACCGAACGAAGACCACGAACTCATCGCCGACGCCATCGCCGCGCGGTGTGCGGAGTTCGACGACTCGTACTGGCTCGCGTGCGAGGAGGAGCACCGCTTCCCGTGGGACTTCTACGCCGCGATGGCCGAAGACGGCTGGCTCGGCATGGCGCTCCCCGAGGAGTACGGCGGCGGTGGTCGCGGCATCACCGAGGCCTCGATCCTGATGCGCCAGATCGCGAAGTCCGGCGCCGCGATGAACGGGTGCAGCGCGCTGCACCTCACCGTGTTCGGTCTGCAGCCCGTGGTGAAGTTCGGCAACGACCGACTCAAGGAGACGTTCCTGCCGCGCGCCGCGTCCGGCGACCTGCACGTGTCGTTCGGTGTCACCGAACCGAACGCCGGCACCGACACCTCCAAGATCGCGACCCGTGCCACGCGCGCGCCGGGCGGCGGTTGGACGATCTCCGGGCAGAAGATCTGGACCACCAAGGCGCTCGAGGCCGAGGTCATCCTGATCCTGGTCCGGACCGGCGACGACCCGGACGATCGCTTCGGCGGTCTCACCCTGTTCCTGGCCGACATGGATCCCGACCATGTGACGGTGCGACCGACGAAGAAGGTCGGTCGCAATGCCGTCACGACCGGTGAGACGTTCTACGACGACCTTCCCGTCGAGGACTGGCGGATGGTCGGCGAGGAAGGCCGCGGCTTCTACCACATCCTCTCGGGCCTCAACCCCGAGCGGATCCTCATCGCCGCCGAGGCGATCGGGATCGGTGAGGCGGCCCTCCGTCGAGCCGTCGGCTACGCGACCGAGCGCGAGGTCTTCGACCGGCCGATCGGCGCGAACCAGGCGATCAGCCACCCGCTCGCCGACGCGTACGCCCGCCTCCAAGCGGCCTGGCAGATGGTCATGCTCGCGGCATGGAAGTACGACAACGGCATGAAGTGCGGTGAAGAGGCGAACACGGCGAAGTACCTCGCCGCCGAAGCCGGCTACCTCGCAGCGGACCGTGCGATGCAAACCCACGGCGGCCTCGGATACGCGTCGGAATACCACGTCGAGCGCTACTGGCGCGAGGCCCGGTTGATGCGCATCGCCCCGGTCAGCCAGGAGATGACGCTGAACTACCTGGCGCAGAACGTGCTCGGGTTGCCGAGGAGCTACTGA
- a CDS encoding alpha/beta fold hydrolase: MTRTTLQTPIDGTQIVVDRSGLASGPTLVWLHGQFGALDGLPGRDALGERFDVVEVHLPGWGVADGGDRFDSIGELASVVWWALESLDLGRVSVAGHGFGATLAVELAIQQPGAVRSLALAAPFGMFRADDTGVDMFALLPRDLNPHLYTDPQGELVARHFPPPADAYEKGLASIRRVQTLGSTSRYLFPIPDTNVAGRGYRLADVPMRLWFGAQDGLVPVSLAADWQQVFPHARIEIIDPAGHMVADEHEGFAAELAASIESLGITN; encoded by the coding sequence ATGACCCGAACCACACTCCAGACCCCGATCGACGGCACCCAGATCGTCGTCGACCGCTCCGGGCTCGCCTCCGGACCGACGCTCGTCTGGCTGCACGGTCAGTTCGGTGCCCTCGACGGGCTGCCGGGCCGAGACGCGCTCGGTGAGCGGTTCGACGTGGTCGAAGTCCACCTGCCGGGATGGGGCGTCGCCGATGGCGGCGACCGTTTCGACTCGATCGGCGAGCTCGCCTCGGTCGTCTGGTGGGCGCTCGAGTCCCTGGATCTCGGCCGGGTGTCGGTCGCCGGCCACGGCTTCGGTGCCACCCTGGCCGTCGAGTTGGCGATCCAGCAGCCCGGCGCCGTCCGGTCGTTGGCGCTCGCAGCGCCGTTCGGGATGTTCCGGGCCGACGACACCGGCGTCGACATGTTCGCCCTGCTGCCGCGCGACCTCAACCCCCACCTGTACACCGACCCCCAGGGTGAACTGGTCGCCCGCCACTTCCCGCCCCCGGCCGACGCGTACGAGAAGGGGTTGGCGTCGATCCGCCGGGTCCAGACGCTCGGTTCGACCAGCCGGTACCTGTTCCCGATCCCCGACACCAACGTCGCCGGGCGCGGCTATCGCCTGGCCGACGTGCCGATGCGGCTGTGGTTCGGTGCCCAGGACGGTCTCGTGCCGGTCTCGCTGGCCGCGGACTGGCAGCAGGTGTTCCCGCACGCCCGGATCGAGATCATCGACCCGGCCGGGCATATGGTGGCCGACGAGCACGAGGGTTTCGCAGCCGAGTTGGCGGCGTCGATCGAATCACTCGGCATCACGAACTGA
- a CDS encoding LLM class flavin-dependent oxidoreductase has translation MKFTYFHLMPFDGLPEDFGDRYRSVWVDIPPEVQDVPRIHQLYNDYLDELEHAAVKGFDAIGVNEHHNNAYGLMSSPNMMGAALARRITDTDSKLLVMGDAVPLYNPPIRIAEELAMLDVMSGGRLITGFPLGSSQDSNFAYGVKPATMREQHREGFELILKAWTTDEVFSHNGRFSKLRYVNPWPKPLQQPHPPIWIPGSGSVETMDFAVELDAPFFLLSYFGADYAADLFEKYWERVELAGRDRNPYRTGMVQLVMVADTDEEARRLYEPHVQYFYQRCTHIYPGFTEAPGYKTIRSLQEVLPAKGATSSSRPDSFAAAQKYGWDDFVEQGIVIAGSPDTVREKLEAAAKRSSIGNWVMLMHIGSMPKDLAKHNIDMFAEKVMPALSGTFDEHEHQWWPKPIEGFQETHVQPVAREAQR, from the coding sequence GTGAAGTTCACCTATTTCCATTTGATGCCGTTCGACGGCCTGCCCGAGGACTTCGGTGATCGGTACCGCAGCGTGTGGGTCGACATCCCGCCCGAGGTGCAGGACGTCCCGCGCATCCACCAGCTCTACAACGACTACCTCGACGAACTCGAGCACGCCGCGGTCAAGGGCTTCGACGCGATCGGCGTCAACGAGCACCACAACAACGCGTACGGCCTGATGTCGAGCCCCAACATGATGGGTGCCGCGCTGGCGCGCCGGATCACCGACACCGACAGCAAGCTGCTCGTGATGGGCGACGCAGTACCGCTCTACAATCCGCCGATCCGCATCGCCGAAGAACTGGCGATGCTCGACGTGATGTCGGGAGGCCGTCTGATCACCGGATTCCCGCTCGGCAGCAGCCAGGACTCGAACTTCGCCTACGGGGTCAAGCCGGCGACGATGCGCGAGCAGCACCGTGAAGGTTTCGAACTGATCCTCAAGGCGTGGACCACCGACGAGGTCTTCTCGCACAACGGCCGGTTCAGCAAGCTGCGCTACGTCAACCCCTGGCCCAAGCCGCTCCAGCAGCCGCACCCGCCGATCTGGATCCCGGGCAGCGGGTCGGTCGAGACGATGGACTTCGCCGTCGAACTCGACGCCCCGTTCTTCCTGCTGTCGTACTTCGGGGCCGACTACGCCGCCGACCTGTTCGAGAAGTACTGGGAGCGTGTCGAGCTCGCCGGCCGCGACCGGAACCCGTACCGCACCGGCATGGTGCAGCTCGTCATGGTGGCCGACACCGACGAAGAGGCTCGCCGGCTCTACGAGCCGCACGTGCAGTACTTCTACCAACGGTGCACGCACATCTACCCGGGCTTCACCGAGGCCCCCGGCTACAAGACGATCCGTTCGCTCCAGGAGGTGCTGCCCGCCAAGGGTGCGACCTCGTCGAGCCGCCCCGACTCGTTCGCTGCCGCTCAGAAGTACGGCTGGGACGACTTCGTCGAGCAGGGCATCGTGATCGCCGGCAGCCCCGACACGGTCCGCGAGAAGCTCGAAGCAGCTGCAAAGCGTTCGTCGATCGGCAACTGGGTGATGCTCATGCACATCGGCTCGATGCCGAAGGACCTCGCCAAGCACAACATCGACATGTTCGCCGAGAAGGTCATGCCGGCACTGAGCGGCACCTTCGACGAGCACGAACACCAGTGGTGGCCGAAGCCGATCGAGGGCTTCCAGGAGACCCATGTCCAGCCCGTCGCCAGGGAGGCACAACGATGA
- a CDS encoding SDR family NAD(P)-dependent oxidoreductase yields MSNAGDTPMDFDGRVVIVTGSGRGLGREHALLLASRGAAVVVNDVGGALDGGADGSATPADELVAEIKAAGGHAVADAHDVSTPESAAAIVETAIEEYGRVDAVVNNAGILRDRAFHNLDPADMARVLEVHLLGSTWVTMAAWPHFREQGFGRVVMTTSVAGYLGNFGQANYSAAKAGLIGLTKALAIEGGRRDIKVNAIAPGARTRMTEEIMGDLAEHMDPSLVSPVVAMLVHESCPISGEVLIAGGGRVAAVVTGQTRGWYSSAPTPESVLANLGAVRDVSDAPAISSVEDEFALLTSMIGAGDA; encoded by the coding sequence ATGAGCAACGCAGGGGACACACCGATGGATTTCGACGGCCGGGTGGTGATCGTGACCGGCTCGGGGCGCGGGCTCGGCCGTGAGCATGCGCTGCTGCTCGCGAGCCGGGGTGCTGCCGTGGTGGTCAACGACGTCGGTGGTGCGCTCGACGGCGGGGCCGACGGCTCGGCGACCCCGGCCGACGAACTGGTCGCCGAGATCAAGGCGGCGGGAGGCCATGCGGTCGCCGACGCCCACGACGTCTCGACGCCCGAATCGGCCGCGGCCATCGTCGAGACGGCGATCGAGGAGTACGGGCGCGTCGACGCGGTGGTCAACAACGCCGGCATCCTCCGCGACCGGGCGTTCCACAATCTCGACCCGGCCGACATGGCGCGGGTCCTCGAGGTGCACCTGCTCGGGAGCACCTGGGTCACGATGGCGGCGTGGCCGCACTTCCGCGAGCAGGGATTCGGTCGGGTGGTGATGACGACGTCGGTCGCCGGCTACCTCGGCAACTTCGGGCAGGCGAACTACAGCGCCGCGAAGGCCGGCCTGATCGGCCTGACCAAGGCCCTCGCGATCGAAGGTGGCCGCCGCGACATCAAGGTCAACGCGATCGCCCCGGGTGCCCGCACCCGGATGACCGAGGAGATCATGGGTGACCTGGCCGAACACATGGACCCGTCGCTCGTGTCGCCGGTGGTCGCGATGCTCGTGCACGAGTCGTGTCCGATCTCGGGTGAGGTCCTGATCGCGGGTGGAGGACGCGTGGCCGCCGTGGTCACCGGGCAGACCCGGGGCTGGTACTCCAGCGCGCCGACGCCCGAGTCGGTGCTGGCCAACCTCGGGGCGGTCCGGGATGTGTCGGACGCCCCGGCGATCTCGTCGGTCGAGGACGAGTTCGCCCTGCTGACGTCGATGATCGGCGCCGGCGATGCGTGA
- a CDS encoding acetyl-CoA hydrolase/transferase C-terminal domain-containing protein encodes MGTGGSKHVVVDATTTLSDLLPAGSRVVASPGCGSPSTLLELLARRSHQVPLTLMSGLQIDGYPFLGQVDTTTFRYLTWHVAGPLRDQLASGVVDYVPARASDVPRLIRGWQANVTLIRVSPADADGFHSLGPSASYPHPSAHFTPIVIAEIDPDVPRTNGAMIHESLITATVDSQSPMPVYEAGVPDATSRAIARHICTLLPERPTLQLGIGAIPEAVTAELADIDLGPLRFAGMVTDSIVAVAEAGRLDADAVHPDACISVAELMGGPELMRFAHDNPLVAVTESSISHNPLVLGHVPRFVSINSAIALDLTGQINAETVNGRQISGIGGSVDYSEAAFASDGGLRIIAMASTTRDGRHSRIVETFPPGDVVTVPRSTADIVVTEHGVADLRGRSLAERRAALLAICDPSFATESADHPADHPADHPADHQEIPT; translated from the coding sequence GTGGGGACAGGAGGCTCGAAGCACGTGGTCGTCGACGCCACGACGACCCTGTCCGACCTCCTCCCGGCCGGCAGCCGAGTGGTCGCGTCGCCCGGGTGCGGCTCGCCGAGCACGTTGCTGGAGCTGCTCGCCCGGCGGTCACACCAGGTCCCGCTGACCCTGATGTCGGGCCTCCAGATCGACGGCTACCCCTTCCTCGGGCAGGTCGACACCACCACGTTCCGGTACCTGACCTGGCACGTCGCCGGCCCCCTCCGCGATCAGTTGGCATCGGGTGTCGTCGACTACGTCCCCGCTCGCGCGTCCGACGTGCCGCGGTTGATCCGCGGGTGGCAGGCCAACGTGACGCTGATCAGGGTGTCGCCGGCCGATGCCGATGGCTTCCACAGCCTCGGGCCGTCGGCGAGCTACCCGCACCCGAGCGCCCACTTCACCCCGATCGTGATCGCCGAGATCGACCCGGACGTCCCCCGCACCAACGGCGCCATGATCCACGAGTCGCTGATCACCGCGACCGTCGACTCCCAGTCGCCGATGCCGGTGTACGAGGCCGGGGTGCCCGATGCGACCAGCCGGGCGATCGCGCGACACATCTGCACGCTGCTGCCGGAGCGTCCAACCCTGCAGCTCGGCATCGGGGCGATCCCCGAGGCGGTCACGGCGGAACTGGCCGACATCGACCTCGGTCCGCTGCGCTTCGCCGGCATGGTGACCGACTCGATCGTCGCGGTTGCCGAAGCCGGTCGGCTCGATGCCGATGCCGTGCACCCGGACGCGTGCATCTCGGTCGCCGAACTGATGGGCGGGCCCGAACTCATGCGCTTCGCCCACGACAACCCACTCGTCGCCGTGACCGAGTCGTCGATCTCGCACAACCCGCTCGTGTTGGGCCACGTGCCGCGGTTCGTGAGCATCAACTCGGCGATCGCCCTCGACCTCACCGGCCAGATCAACGCCGAGACGGTCAACGGTCGCCAGATCTCGGGGATCGGCGGCAGCGTCGACTACAGCGAGGCCGCGTTCGCGTCCGACGGCGGCCTGCGCATCATCGCCATGGCGTCGACCACCCGCGACGGGCGGCACAGTCGGATCGTCGAAACCTTCCCGCCGGGCGATGTCGTCACCGTGCCGCGGAGCACCGCCGACATCGTCGTGACCGAACACGGCGTCGCCGACCTGCGCGGGCGCAGCCTCGCCGAGCGCCGAGCGGCGTTGCTGGCGATCTGCGACCCCTCCTTCGCCACCGAGTCAGCCGACCATCCGGCCGACCACCCAGCCGACCACCCAGCCGACCACCAGGAGATCCCCACATGA
- a CDS encoding MaoC family dehydratase, with protein sequence MRVFERRGRYYDEYEIGDVFKHKPGRTITETDNTLFTTLTMNTQSLHLDAEVAAQSEFGQRLVNSLMTLSIAAGLSVGDTTEGTTIANLGFGEIGFPRPVFIGDTLYAETEIIAKRPSKSREGQGIVTFEHRARNQTGDIVCTAQRSALVWFDEEAQSAS encoded by the coding sequence ATGAGAGTGTTCGAACGCCGAGGCCGCTACTACGACGAGTACGAGATCGGCGACGTGTTCAAGCACAAGCCGGGCCGCACGATCACCGAGACCGACAACACGCTCTTCACGACGCTGACCATGAACACCCAGAGCCTCCACCTCGACGCCGAAGTCGCCGCCCAGAGCGAGTTCGGGCAGCGGCTCGTCAACAGTCTGATGACGCTGTCGATCGCCGCCGGCCTGAGCGTCGGCGACACGACCGAGGGCACGACGATCGCCAACCTGGGCTTCGGGGAGATCGGTTTCCCCCGACCGGTGTTCATCGGCGACACGCTGTACGCCGAGACCGAGATCATCGCCAAGCGGCCGTCGAAGTCGCGCGAGGGTCAGGGCATCGTCACGTTCGAACATCGCGCCCGCAACCAGACCGGCGACATCGTGTGCACCGCGCAGCGATCCGCTCTCGTGTGGTTCGACGAGGAGGCCCAGTCCGCGTCATGA